The following coding sequences are from one Nitrososphaerota archaeon window:
- a CDS encoding AAA family ATPase, translating to MRKIIVTGRGGSGKTSFVALMTKYFIEKNYTPIFLIDADPDQNLGELVGVDLEKEGIKTISDLLIETFIEGGGTLFGVSPSERIESKIWEEGIYESKFFDLISLGTKWVEGCYCLPDAALKEASEKLAKNYAYVIIDSPAGVEHLNRKIVSEVNDIFDVIDPSKKSYEHVKRTYRIIKEVKINFENFYVIGGFRFPEELENEVELKTQQKFLGRIFYDKNVEEYVLLGKSLLDLPSNSPAYISIKNILKKAGY from the coding sequence ATGAGGAAAATCATTGTAACTGGAAGAGGCGGTAGTGGAAAAACAAGTTTTGTTGCACTTATGACGAAATATTTTATTGAAAAAAATTACACTCCAATTTTTCTTATCGATGCAGATCCAGATCAAAATTTAGGAGAACTTGTAGGAGTAGATTTAGAAAAGGAAGGTATAAAAACTATATCGGATTTATTAATTGAAACTTTTATTGAAGGAGGAGGCACATTGTTTGGAGTTTCTCCTTCAGAAAGGATTGAAAGTAAAATATGGGAAGAGGGTATTTATGAAAGTAAATTTTTTGACCTTATTTCTCTTGGAACAAAATGGGTTGAAGGATGCTATTGCTTGCCTGATGCAGCATTAAAAGAAGCTTCAGAAAAATTAGCGAAAAATTATGCATATGTTATTATAGATTCTCCTGCTGGAGTTGAACATCTTAATAGGAAAATAGTATCAGAAGTAAATGATATATTTGATGTTATAGACCCCTCAAAAAAATCTTATGAGCATGTAAAAAGGACATACAGAATTATAAAAGAAGTAAAAATTAATTTTGAAAATTTTTACGTTATTGGAGGATTTAGATTTCCTGAAGAATTAGAAAATGAAGTTGAATTAAAAACTCAGCAAAAATTTTTAGGAAGAATTTTTTATGATAAAAATGTTGAAGAATACGTTTTATTAGGTAAGTCATTACTTGATTTACCTTCTAATTCTCCAGCATATATTTCAATAAAAAATATACTTAAGAAAGCTGGATACT